In one window of Caballeronia sp. TF1N1 DNA:
- a CDS encoding SAM-dependent methyltransferase, with product MSGVLYLIPNTLGEGDAEALAQVLPEPVRAQAAALGYYIGENAKTTRAFLKKVGTTRPIQEIEVRELNVNTPPGEIDKLLAPILAGADAGLVSEAGCPAVADPGALLVRRAHQRGVKVVPFVGPSSILLALMASGMNGQSFAFNGYLPVDAAERGKRLRELEQLSRKANQTQIFIETPYRNRAMLDTLIAICAPSTLICVAVDLTLPGETIVTRTAADWKKQAAPELHKRPAIFLLLGA from the coding sequence ATGAGCGGCGTCCTTTATCTGATCCCCAATACGCTTGGCGAAGGCGATGCCGAAGCACTCGCGCAAGTGCTGCCCGAGCCGGTGCGCGCGCAGGCAGCCGCGCTAGGTTATTACATCGGCGAGAACGCCAAGACGACGCGCGCATTCCTCAAGAAAGTAGGCACGACGCGGCCGATTCAGGAAATCGAGGTTCGGGAGCTGAACGTCAATACGCCGCCCGGCGAAATCGACAAACTGCTCGCGCCGATTCTCGCCGGCGCCGACGCGGGACTCGTCTCGGAAGCCGGCTGCCCCGCCGTCGCCGATCCGGGCGCGCTGCTCGTGCGGCGCGCGCATCAGCGAGGCGTGAAGGTCGTGCCGTTCGTCGGACCGAGTTCAATTCTGCTCGCGCTCATGGCGTCGGGCATGAACGGCCAGAGCTTCGCGTTCAACGGCTATCTTCCCGTGGATGCCGCCGAGCGCGGCAAGCGCCTGCGCGAGCTGGAACAACTGTCGCGCAAGGCGAACCAGACGCAGATTTTCATTGAGACACCGTATCGCAATCGGGCGATGCTGGACACGCTCATCGCGATCTGCGCGCCGTCGACGCTGATCTGCGTCGCGGTGGATTTGACGCTGCCCGGCGAAACCATCGTGACGCGCACGGCAGCGGACTGGAAGAAGCAAGCCGCGCCGGAATTGCACAAACGGCCGGCGATTTTTCTGTTGCTGGGGGCTTGA
- a CDS encoding Rieske 2Fe-2S domain-containing protein produces the protein MSEPTQAANAVRVCAADELVDGGAGRRLNAADASGEAVVFFVRYDGKPFGYLNRCAHVPMELDWVEGQFFESSGLYLMCATHGAIYEPDTGKCVGGPCRGARLRALAVEERDTPEGRAVFWLPDDTLRPA, from the coding sequence ATGAGCGAGCCGACGCAAGCCGCGAACGCCGTGCGCGTGTGCGCCGCCGATGAACTCGTCGACGGCGGCGCGGGCCGGCGCCTGAATGCGGCGGACGCGAGCGGCGAAGCGGTGGTGTTCTTCGTGCGCTACGACGGCAAACCTTTCGGCTACCTCAACCGCTGCGCGCATGTCCCGATGGAACTCGACTGGGTCGAAGGCCAGTTCTTCGAAAGCTCGGGCCTATACTTGATGTGCGCGACGCACGGCGCGATCTACGAGCCCGACACGGGCAAGTGCGTCGGCGGTCCGTGCCGCGGCGCGCGTCTGCGCGCACTCGCCGTCGAGGAACGCGACACGCCCGAAGGCCGCGCGGTCTTCTGGCTGCCCGACGACACGCTGCGCCCGGCCTGA
- a CDS encoding S49 family peptidase — protein sequence MSDNFPQNPRGNDRGNDNWEREALERIALASVREQRAARRWRIFFRFVFLAVIAVIAWRVFDLTGDHVAKSTRHTALIDLQGEISSNGDASADNIGGALESAFEDDGTAGVILRINSPGGSPVQAGIIYREIKRLRAKYPKTPLYVVVDDMCASGGYYVAAAADKIYVDKASIVGSIGVLMDGFGFTGLMDKLGIQRRMHTAGANKGSFDPFSPETPQMTAHAQDMLDQIHAQFIDAVKQGRGTRLKDDPDLFSGEFWTGEKSVQLGLADGFGDASYVAREIIKQPDIVDYTQKESIGEKVVKRFGASVGDAAVRALTLGGKVQVR from the coding sequence ATGTCCGACAACTTTCCTCAAAACCCGCGCGGTAACGATCGCGGCAATGACAATTGGGAGCGCGAGGCGCTCGAACGCATCGCGCTGGCATCCGTTCGCGAGCAGCGTGCGGCGCGGCGCTGGCGCATTTTCTTTCGCTTCGTATTTCTCGCGGTGATTGCCGTGATCGCCTGGCGCGTGTTCGATCTGACCGGCGACCACGTCGCCAAGAGTACGCGCCATACCGCGCTCATCGACTTGCAGGGCGAGATTTCGAGTAATGGCGATGCCAGCGCCGACAACATCGGCGGCGCGCTCGAAAGCGCGTTCGAGGACGACGGCACGGCGGGCGTGATTTTGCGCATCAACAGTCCGGGCGGCTCGCCGGTGCAGGCGGGCATTATTTATCGCGAAATCAAGCGTTTGCGGGCGAAGTATCCGAAGACGCCGCTTTACGTCGTCGTCGATGACATGTGCGCGTCGGGCGGCTATTACGTCGCGGCGGCGGCGGACAAGATCTACGTGGACAAGGCGAGCATCGTCGGCTCGATTGGCGTGCTGATGGACGGTTTCGGCTTCACCGGGCTGATGGACAAGCTCGGCATCCAGCGCCGCATGCATACGGCGGGCGCGAACAAGGGTTCGTTCGATCCGTTTTCGCCCGAGACGCCGCAGATGACCGCGCACGCCCAGGACATGCTCGACCAGATCCACGCGCAGTTCATCGACGCGGTGAAACAGGGGCGCGGCACGCGTCTGAAGGACGATCCTGACTTGTTTTCGGGAGAGTTCTGGACAGGCGAGAAGAGCGTCCAGCTTGGACTCGCGGATGGTTTCGGCGACGCCAGCTACGTCGCGCGCGAGATCATCAAGCAGCCGGATATCGTCGATTACACGCAGAAGGAAAGCATCGGCGAGAAGGTGGTGAAGCGCTTTGGCGCTTCTGTCGGCGATGCGGCGGTGCGGGCGTTGACGCTTGGCGGGAAGGTGCAGGTGCGGTGA
- a CDS encoding RluA family pseudouridine synthase produces the protein MNELGKTSHKQVASEQVSMIEIDETAAGQRIDNFLLRVCKGVPKSHIYRILRSGEVRVNKGRIDSAYRLEIGDLVRVPPIRIAQPDEKPLSSNAPAAEFPIIFEDDHLIVIDKPSGVAVHGGSGVAFGVIEQLRNARPHAKFLELVHRLDRETSGVLMLAKKRAALVNLHEQIRENRIDKRYYALGHGDWPSDWGRRRIVKEPLHKYVAADGERRVRIQENGLPSHTVFNLIERWDDYAWVEAELKTGRTHQIRVHMASLGLPIAGDAKYGDFALNKELARPNAKPSLKRMFLHAYRLKITHPATGEPLQLEAPLPAECRRCIDQLKLLNQDQQ, from the coding sequence ATGAATGAGTTAGGCAAAACATCCCATAAACAGGTCGCAAGCGAGCAGGTGTCGATGATCGAAATCGACGAAACCGCTGCCGGTCAGCGCATCGACAATTTTCTGTTGCGCGTCTGCAAGGGCGTGCCCAAAAGCCATATTTACCGAATTCTGCGCAGTGGCGAAGTGCGCGTGAACAAAGGCCGGATCGATTCCGCGTACCGGCTCGAAATCGGCGATCTCGTGCGCGTGCCGCCCATTCGTATCGCGCAGCCGGATGAAAAACCGCTGTCGTCGAACGCGCCGGCCGCTGAATTCCCCATCATTTTCGAGGACGACCATTTGATCGTCATCGACAAACCGTCGGGCGTCGCGGTACACGGCGGCAGCGGCGTGGCGTTTGGCGTCATCGAACAATTGCGCAACGCGCGCCCGCACGCGAAATTTCTCGAACTCGTGCATCGGCTGGATCGCGAGACGTCCGGCGTGCTCATGCTTGCCAAAAAGCGCGCGGCGCTCGTCAATCTGCACGAGCAGATTCGTGAGAATCGCATCGACAAACGTTACTACGCGCTCGGACATGGCGACTGGCCAAGCGACTGGGGACGGCGGCGTATCGTCAAGGAGCCGCTGCACAAGTACGTGGCGGCGGACGGCGAGCGGCGCGTGCGGATTCAGGAGAACGGTCTGCCATCGCATACGGTTTTCAATCTGATCGAGCGCTGGGACGACTACGCTTGGGTCGAGGCCGAACTTAAAACCGGCCGCACGCACCAGATTCGCGTGCATATGGCGAGTCTCGGCCTGCCTATTGCGGGCGATGCCAAATACGGCGATTTCGCGCTCAACAAGGAGCTCGCGCGTCCGAACGCGAAACCGTCGCTCAAACGCATGTTTTTGCACGCTTATCGACTGAAAATCACGCATCCGGCGACCGGCGAGCCGCTGCAGCTCGAAGCGCCGCTGCCGGCGGAATGCCGGCGCTGCATCGACCAGCTCAAGCTCTTAAACCAAGATCAACAGTGA
- a CDS encoding HAD-IA family hydrolase, with product MARQQFDLIVFDWDGTLMDSTAHITRSIQAACRDLGLPVPADESASYVIGLGLRDALQICAPTLDPSEYPRLAERYRYHFLTTGQTTELFTGVRELLRELREEGYFLAVATGKSRVGLNRALDESRLTSHFDATRCADETFSKPHPAMLHELTRELGQDLSRTVMIGDTTHDLQMAINAGAAGIGVGYGAHPADSLTKLEPKFCADSIASLAGWLREHA from the coding sequence ATGGCGCGGCAGCAATTCGATTTGATCGTCTTCGACTGGGACGGCACCTTGATGGATTCGACCGCGCACATCACGCGCAGCATTCAGGCGGCATGCCGCGATCTGGGGCTGCCAGTTCCGGCCGATGAATCCGCGAGCTACGTGATCGGCCTCGGCCTCAGGGACGCGCTGCAGATTTGCGCGCCCACGCTCGATCCTTCCGAGTATCCGCGTCTGGCCGAGCGTTATCGCTATCACTTTTTGACGACCGGCCAGACGACCGAACTTTTCACTGGCGTGCGCGAGTTGCTTCGGGAACTGCGCGAAGAGGGCTATTTTCTCGCGGTGGCGACGGGCAAGAGCCGTGTCGGACTGAACCGCGCGCTCGACGAGTCGCGCCTCACGAGCCATTTCGACGCCACGCGCTGCGCCGACGAAACCTTTTCGAAGCCGCATCCGGCCATGCTCCACGAACTCACGCGCGAACTCGGCCAGGATTTGTCGCGCACGGTGATGATCGGCGACACCACGCACGACCTGCAGATGGCGATCAACGCGGGCGCGGCGGGCATCGGCGTGGGCTACGGCGCGCATCCGGCAGATTCGCTGACGAAGCTGGAACCGAAGTTCTGCGCGGATAGCATCGCGTCTCTGGCGGGCTGGCTGCGGGAGCACGCATGA
- a CDS encoding Maf-like protein, with protein sequence MSDVFASSSPTRRLVLASGSPYRRELLARLRIPFDVIVSGVDETPLAGESPEATAVRLSIAKARAAAVEAPDALVIGSDQVATFDGRQIGKPGTHDNAVAQLRAMRGRGVDFHSALCVFDSATENVQSADIVTRVQFRDYTNAEIEAYLRAETPYDCAGSAKSEGLGIVLLDAIDSDDPTALIGLPLIALSKMLRAAGFPLLGAAA encoded by the coding sequence ATGTCCGACGTTTTTGCTTCGTCTTCGCCCACGCGGCGCCTGGTTCTGGCGTCGGGTTCGCCATATCGGCGCGAGTTATTGGCGCGTTTGCGCATACCTTTCGATGTCATCGTGTCCGGTGTCGATGAAACGCCGCTTGCCGGCGAATCGCCCGAGGCAACGGCCGTGCGTCTTTCCATCGCCAAGGCGCGCGCGGCGGCCGTCGAGGCGCCGGACGCGCTCGTGATCGGCTCCGATCAGGTCGCGACCTTCGACGGACGTCAGATCGGCAAGCCCGGCACGCACGACAACGCCGTCGCGCAACTGCGCGCGATGCGCGGCCGCGGCGTCGACTTCCACAGCGCGCTGTGCGTGTTCGACAGCGCCACGGAAAACGTGCAATCGGCCGATATCGTCACCCGCGTGCAGTTTCGCGATTACACAAACGCCGAAATCGAAGCCTACCTTCGCGCCGAAACGCCCTACGACTGCGCGGGCAGCGCCAAGTCCGAAGGGCTCGGCATCGTGTTGCTCGATGCGATCGACTCCGACGATCCCACCGCGCTCATCGGCCTGCCGCTCATCGCGCTGAGCAAGATGTTGCGCGCGGCCGGTTTTCCCCTTCTCGGAGCGGCAGCATGA